One Ignavibacteria bacterium genomic window carries:
- the holA gene encoding DNA polymerase III subunit delta, producing MADPQDIKLLFNKINNEDIPSNALIYGEETFFIDKAIEKLEEFANKKSLEFTNISANDYKLNDLIDLANQNTLFSSGRILLVKNFGSYIKSSPSSDDDGIELNTKSSKSAGPTKQLLEYLKNPNPATYLYLTHYDKIDMRLKFYKDSSKLIPFFHARRVYEKEIFEFIEQKFREKKIQIDNETIKYIYLTVGNNLYDLESELNRLFISIEGLKKVDIEAIKKFLIPIRKYSIFDLQNAFRDKDLSQALRIGLNLIQNNQPLVYIISMLQKYFFSLLTFNEIKNQYKVDEKVAAIIGCHPFFLKDYEAASKRYKFEELEKIFDILLRKDIELKSMNIKDDVLYTAMISEIGLAINKL from the coding sequence ATGGCTGATCCGCAGGATATTAAATTATTATTTAATAAAATAAATAACGAAGATATACCTTCAAATGCTTTGATTTACGGGGAAGAGACTTTTTTCATTGATAAGGCAATCGAAAAACTTGAAGAATTTGCAAATAAAAAATCGTTGGAATTCACTAATATTTCTGCTAATGATTACAAGCTGAATGATTTAATTGATCTTGCAAATCAAAATACTTTGTTCAGTTCCGGTCGAATTCTACTGGTAAAAAATTTTGGAAGCTACATTAAATCCAGTCCCTCATCTGATGATGACGGAATAGAATTGAATACAAAATCCTCAAAATCAGCTGGTCCAACAAAACAATTACTCGAATATCTCAAAAATCCAAATCCAGCGACTTATCTTTATTTAACTCATTACGATAAAATTGATATGAGATTGAAATTTTATAAAGACTCTTCCAAGCTAATTCCATTCTTTCATGCTCGACGAGTTTATGAAAAAGAGATATTCGAATTTATTGAGCAGAAATTCCGGGAAAAGAAAATTCAAATTGACAATGAAACCATTAAATATATTTACCTGACAGTTGGAAATAACCTTTATGATTTAGAATCAGAATTAAATCGTTTATTCATTTCAATTGAAGGATTAAAAAAAGTTGATATCGAAGCCATTAAGAAATTTTTAATTCCAATTAGAAAATATTCAATCTTTGATTTACAAAATGCATTTCGGGATAAAGATTTAAGTCAGGCTTTGAGAATTGGATTGAATTTAATTCAAAACAATCAACCGCTCGTTTATATCATAAGTATGCTTCAAAAATACTTCTTCAGCCTTTTGACATTTAATGAAATCAAGAATCAATACAAAGTAGACGAGAAAGTGGCAGCTATTATTGGCTGTCATCCATTTTTTCTAAAGGATTATGAAGCTGCATCCAAACGGTATAAGTTTGAAGAACTTGAAAAAATTTTTGATATTTTGCTAAGAAAAGATATAGAATTAAAATCAATGAACATTAAAGATGATGTTCTTTACACAGCAATGATTTCAGAGATTGGACTGGCAATAAATAAGCTTTGA
- a CDS encoding MetS family NSS transporter small subunit yields MDYRSIIVMILSITIVWGGFIFLLFKALRNNKMKNG; encoded by the coding sequence ATGGATTATAGATCAATCATTGTAATGATTCTTTCGATTACGATCGTTTGGGGTGGATTTATATTTCTTTTATTTAAGGCTCTAAGAAATAATAAAATGAAAAATGGCTGA
- a CDS encoding sodium-dependent transporter, giving the protein MKEETFSSRWALLVSVLGIAVGTGNIWRFSRIVAQNGGGSFLIPWIIFLLIWSIPLIILEFTIGKYTRKGPVGAFVQLAGEKYAWMGGFVVLVSTAIMFYYSVVTGWCIKYLTAIFTDGLLMVNDYSEYWNNFSSSYQPVLFHLIAISISGHVIYRGVKGGIEKISKVLVPTLVLILILLFLRAIFLPDAIRGIEYFFKPDLNLLLNHKVWIQALTQNAWDTGAGWGLILVYAAAYARKKEDTTINGALIAFGNNSISLLAGMTIFATVFALTTGDALKEISVSGPANTGLTFISLPNLFKHMPGGFFVQNIFTFLFFLALTFAALTSLISLVELATKTLIDFGMERKKAIGIVLTLAFICGLPSSLNLKFLINQDWVWGVALILSGGFIAFAVIKFGVNKFREQILNDTDNEIKFGSWFNFVIIFLIPLQAIILLFWWITASFNWEAEWYNPFKPESAGTAIFQWLIVILILLLANKKIAAKVK; this is encoded by the coding sequence ATGAAAGAAGAAACATTTTCTTCAAGATGGGCTTTACTTGTTTCTGTTTTAGGGATAGCTGTAGGCACAGGAAATATCTGGCGTTTTTCAAGAATCGTTGCACAAAATGGCGGCGGCTCGTTTTTAATCCCATGGATAATTTTTCTTTTAATCTGGTCTATACCTTTAATCATCCTTGAATTTACAATTGGTAAATATACTCGAAAAGGTCCTGTTGGCGCATTCGTTCAACTGGCTGGTGAAAAATATGCCTGGATGGGAGGTTTTGTTGTGTTGGTATCGACTGCTATTATGTTTTATTACTCAGTTGTGACAGGCTGGTGCATTAAATATCTCACCGCAATTTTTACTGATGGTCTTTTAATGGTTAATGATTATTCAGAATACTGGAATAATTTTAGCTCAAGTTATCAACCAGTTCTGTTTCATTTAATTGCAATTTCGATTTCAGGTCATGTTATTTATCGTGGCGTTAAAGGTGGGATTGAAAAAATTAGTAAAGTTTTAGTTCCTACACTTGTATTAATTCTTATCCTTTTGTTTTTAAGAGCAATTTTTCTTCCTGATGCTATTAGAGGAATTGAATATTTTTTTAAGCCCGATCTAAATCTTCTGTTGAATCATAAAGTTTGGATACAGGCTTTAACGCAAAATGCATGGGATACAGGAGCTGGGTGGGGTTTAATTCTGGTCTATGCTGCAGCTTATGCAAGAAAAAAAGAAGATACAACAATAAATGGCGCACTCATTGCTTTTGGAAATAATTCAATTTCTTTACTCGCTGGTATGACAATCTTTGCAACTGTTTTCGCATTGACTACTGGAGATGCATTAAAGGAAATTTCTGTTTCAGGTCCTGCAAATACTGGATTAACCTTTATTTCTTTGCCGAATCTTTTTAAGCATATGCCAGGTGGTTTCTTTGTCCAGAATATATTTACATTTCTATTTTTCCTTGCCCTAACTTTTGCAGCATTAACATCTTTAATTTCTCTTGTAGAGCTTGCAACAAAAACCCTCATTGATTTTGGAATGGAAAGAAAAAAAGCAATTGGAATTGTTTTAACACTTGCATTTATCTGTGGACTTCCTTCCAGCTTGAATTTAAAATTTTTGATCAATCAAGATTGGGTGTGGGGCGTTGCATTAATTTTGAGCGGAGGTTTTATTGCATTTGCTGTAATAAAATTTGGTGTTAATAAATTTAGAGAACAAATACTCAACGACACAGATAATGAAATTAAATTTGGAAGTTGGTTTAATTTTGTAATTATATTTTTGATTCCTTTGCAGGCAATTATTCTTCTATTCTGGTGGATTACCGCTTCGTTTAATTGGGAAGCGGAATGGTATAATCCTTTTAAGCCCGAATCAGCTGGAACAGCAATTTTTCAATGGCTCATTGTAATTTTAATTTTGCTCTTAGCTAATAAAAAAATTGCAGCAAAGGTGAAGTAA
- a CDS encoding peptidylprolyl isomerase: MKNLFLLTLAIIFTSSQISFSQNSKSAVKKETKTQLVAVFETNMGTFECELFEDKAPKTVANFVGLAEKGYYDGVIFHRVIDNFVIQGGDPTGTGRGGESIYGHPFEDEFHPDLKHDKAGVLSMANAGPNTNGSQFFITLAPTPWLDNKHSIFGQVIKGMDVVRKIGKVETIKPGDRPVKDVVMKKVRIERRKIKK, encoded by the coding sequence ATGAAGAACTTATTTCTGCTGACTTTAGCTATAATTTTTACTTCAAGTCAAATTTCGTTTTCTCAAAACTCAAAATCTGCAGTTAAGAAAGAAACAAAGACTCAACTTGTTGCAGTCTTTGAAACTAATATGGGAACATTTGAATGTGAACTTTTTGAAGATAAAGCCCCAAAGACAGTTGCAAACTTTGTCGGACTTGCAGAAAAAGGATATTATGACGGAGTAATTTTCCATCGTGTGATTGATAATTTTGTAATTCAGGGTGGAGATCCAACAGGAACTGGAAGAGGCGGAGAAAGCATTTATGGCCATCCTTTTGAAGATGAATTCCATCCAGATTTAAAACATGACAAGGCTGGAGTCCTTTCGATGGCAAATGCAGGTCCCAATACGAACGGAAGTCAATTCTTTATTACTCTTGCACCAACTCCATGGTTAGATAACAAACACTCAATCTTTGGTCAAGTTATAAAAGGTATGGATGTAGTTAGAAAAATTGGTAAAGTGGAAACAATTAAACCCGGTGATAGACCTGTGAAAGATGTTGTGATGAAGAAAGTAAGAATCGAGAGAAGAAAAATTAAAAAGTAA
- a CDS encoding undecaprenyl-diphosphate phosphatase, whose amino-acid sequence MEDIIKAIVLGIVQGLTEFLPISSTAHLRIVPSLFGWDDPGAAFSAVIQIGTMLAVIIYFLKDLIRIYKKVITNFFEKKFITDIDSKLGWYIIIGTIPIIIFGLALEKLIENEFRSLYVISFSLIFFAIILALAEKFSKKNLDMSELTLPKALIVGIAQAFALIPGASRSGVTITGGLFAGLNRETAARFSFLLSVPAVLLSGVYEFYKILPELTHQGIVSLVIATAFSFLSGILAIELLLRYLRTHSTYVFIWYRIILGILLLVLISNNFIQP is encoded by the coding sequence ATGGAAGATATAATTAAAGCAATTGTACTTGGTATTGTTCAGGGACTAACTGAATTTTTACCAATTAGCAGCACAGCTCACCTTAGAATCGTTCCATCACTTTTTGGATGGGATGATCCAGGAGCTGCATTTTCCGCTGTAATTCAGATTGGAACTATGCTTGCAGTGATAATTTATTTTTTGAAGGATTTAATAAGAATTTATAAGAAAGTAATTACCAATTTTTTTGAAAAAAAATTTATCACCGATATTGATTCAAAACTCGGCTGGTACATAATAATCGGAACTATACCAATTATAATCTTTGGATTAGCTCTTGAAAAATTAATTGAGAATGAATTTCGATCCCTTTATGTAATAAGTTTTTCGCTAATATTTTTCGCGATAATTCTGGCTCTGGCTGAGAAATTTTCGAAAAAAAATCTTGATATGAGTGAACTGACATTACCTAAAGCATTGATCGTTGGAATTGCTCAAGCGTTTGCATTAATTCCTGGTGCATCAAGATCAGGGGTTACCATTACTGGCGGATTATTTGCGGGACTTAATCGTGAAACAGCTGCAAGATTTTCTTTTTTATTAAGCGTGCCTGCAGTTTTGCTCAGTGGAGTGTACGAGTTTTATAAAATTCTTCCGGAATTAACACATCAAGGAATTGTGAGTCTTGTAATTGCAACAGCGTTTTCGTTCTTAAGTGGTATTCTTGCTATTGAACTTTTATTGAGATATTTGAGAACACATTCAACTTATGTTTTCATCTGGTATCGAATAATTTTAGGAATTTTACTATTAGTTTTAATTAGTAATAATTTCATTCAACCATAA
- a CDS encoding T9SS type A sorting domain-containing protein, protein MATDSLFTNKIFSDSTLVDTFKTLVKLSRGTIYYWRVRAIASYGSSDWSEVWSFKTLPLNVPNQVQLMNPPNDTIIINPGVITFSWLHSEPDVDAYRFEYATNNTFNNPVIDTILSDTTISINLTYMMSEYNYWRVTARNGVGWSEPSPIWNLRILRTSVDIDLNPDKFFLYQNYPNPFNPSTIIKFNLPKDGFTTLKIFDLYGKEITTLINENLSAGTYELKFSTEDLNDKSISSGVYFYQLKSGNYSEIRKMILLK, encoded by the coding sequence GTGGCTACAGATAGTCTTTTTACAAATAAAATTTTCTCTGATTCAACTCTTGTTGATACTTTCAAAACTTTAGTTAAACTTTCAAGAGGAACAATTTATTATTGGCGTGTGAGAGCAATTGCAAGTTATGGTTCAAGTGATTGGTCTGAGGTGTGGAGTTTCAAAACTTTACCTTTGAATGTCCCTAATCAGGTTCAGCTTATGAATCCCCCAAATGATACTATAATTATTAATCCAGGAGTAATTACTTTTAGCTGGTTACATTCTGAACCTGATGTTGATGCTTATCGATTTGAATATGCAACCAACAATACTTTTAACAATCCTGTAATAGATACGATTTTATCAGACACAACGATATCAATTAATCTTACCTATATGATGTCTGAATATAACTATTGGCGGGTTACAGCAAGAAATGGTGTTGGTTGGAGTGAGCCGAGCCCAATTTGGAATTTGAGAATTTTAAGAACCTCTGTTGACATCGACTTAAACCCGGATAAGTTTTTCCTTTACCAGAATTATCCCAATCCTTTTAATCCATCTACAATAATTAAATTTAATTTACCTAAAGACGGATTTACTACACTTAAGATTTTTGATTTGTATGGTAAAGAAATCACAACTCTTATTAATGAAAACTTAAGTGCTGGAACTTATGAGCTTAAATTTTCAACCGAAGATTTGAATGATAAATCAATTTCATCTGGAGTTTATTTCTATCAGTTGAAAAGCGGCAATTATTCTGAGATTAGGAAGATGATTTTATTGAAGTAA
- a CDS encoding Omp28-related outer membrane protein: MKKFLLLLITFLTVSNIFAFERTVLAEIFTSTTCGPCAAQNPYFDSWYKNYSNKDRVAVIKYHVWWPSPGNDPFYLANTTENAGRTNYYSTNYVPRGIINGTSDGSSSASTWIILLQNSMITSSQFEIKILGNVNAATGGNLTIQVTSDNNPIPSGTLVLHVAVVESDINYTGPNGDPKHNFVMRKMYPNHNGEVFTINPNETKTFSRVFSWNSNWNLENSHIVAFIQNRDTKEVYQAAIRRANIFVATPQLIHPPNKSLNQPVTISLNWAKK, from the coding sequence ATGAAGAAATTTCTATTACTCTTAATTACGTTTCTCACTGTTTCCAATATCTTTGCGTTTGAAAGAACAGTATTGGCTGAAATATTTACGAGCACAACCTGTGGACCCTGTGCAGCACAAAATCCATATTTTGATAGCTGGTATAAAAATTATTCGAACAAAGATAGAGTCGCTGTTATAAAATATCATGTTTGGTGGCCCTCGCCAGGCAATGACCCATTCTATCTTGCAAACACAACTGAAAATGCGGGAAGAACTAATTACTACAGCACAAATTATGTCCCTCGTGGAATTATTAATGGAACATCTGATGGTTCTTCCAGTGCATCTACATGGATAATTCTTCTGCAAAATTCAATGATAACTTCAAGTCAGTTTGAGATTAAAATTCTTGGAAATGTTAATGCTGCAACCGGCGGAAACTTGACAATTCAAGTTACTTCAGATAATAATCCGATTCCTTCGGGTACGCTTGTTTTGCATGTTGCAGTAGTTGAATCGGATATAAATTATACAGGTCCAAATGGGGATCCAAAACATAACTTTGTTATGAGAAAAATGTACCCGAATCATAATGGCGAAGTTTTTACAATTAATCCAAATGAGACAAAAACTTTTTCAAGAGTATTCAGCTGGAATTCAAATTGGAATTTAGAAAATTCACATATTGTTGCTTTTATTCAGAATAGAGATACAAAAGAAGTTTATCAGGCTGCAATAAGAAGGGCAAACATCTTTGTTGCGACGCCTCAATTAATACATCCACCCAATAAATCATTAAATCAACCAGTTACAATCTCACTCAACTGGGCAAAAAAATAA
- a CDS encoding TlpA family protein disulfide reductase, whose product MKKFYLFFIFILISNLYAQTKSTPDFRLETITGEKISLYELLKKGPVYINFWAMWCVPCRTELKAIQQIYDDFREKEFNLITINIDSPRSTSKVKSFIAGQKYTFPVLLDPNQEVFKKLNGNSLPYSLLIDKDGKVVKVRNSYLPGDEKEIVKDIQSLLK is encoded by the coding sequence ATGAAAAAGTTTTATTTGTTTTTCATCTTCATTCTAATTTCTAATCTTTACGCACAAACCAAATCAACACCTGATTTTAGACTTGAGACAATAACGGGCGAGAAAATTTCACTTTATGAATTATTAAAGAAAGGGCCTGTTTATATTAATTTCTGGGCAATGTGGTGCGTGCCTTGCCGTACTGAATTAAAAGCCATTCAACAAATTTATGATGACTTCAGAGAAAAAGAATTTAATTTAATTACGATAAATATTGATTCCCCGAGAAGTACATCCAAAGTTAAGTCATTTATTGCCGGGCAGAAGTATACTTTCCCTGTTTTACTTGACCCGAATCAAGAAGTCTTTAAAAAATTAAATGGAAATAGTTTGCCTTATTCTCTGCTTATAGATAAAGATGGAAAAGTTGTCAAAGTCAGAAATAGTTACCTTCCTGGAGATGAAAAAGAAATTGTAAAAGATATTCAATCCCTTCTGAAATAA
- a CDS encoding T9SS type A sorting domain-containing protein has product MRRILIIASIYFFAGNIFAQIVPQVNIPINVSDGLRSKTLYFGLDPTATNGIDTHLDEMEQPPLPPSGIFDARFVGYDINIPELGEGVLKDYRQGSINYQGQQIHEVRYQVGSGTTITISWNLPSGITGLLQDFFGGVVVNKSMNGKDSLVVSNPGVLNKLKMIITYNLTGNLPPSQPYLISPANGSINVDLRLTLNWSQVSGATNYHLQVAKDSVFNLIVFNDSTITNNSKEVQLQSKTKYFWRVRAKNNAGWSEFSSVWNFTTKQNPPSPPNLNSPPKGAVGISIPVEFNWFSSPEAENYTLFVSEDSNFISLVINETLTDTFFIASNLENNKKYFWKVVANNLAGSSDDSEIWYFTTITTSIDDKIFQSKEFVLHQNFPNPFNSVTKISYQLPVDSFTKIIIYNSLGQSVFEKDFGFQKAGNYQFEFDFSQLGLKNVQSSGIFFYQLIANHNSIVKKMIYLK; this is encoded by the coding sequence ATGAGAAGAATCTTAATCATAGCTTCAATTTATTTTTTTGCGGGAAATATTTTTGCTCAAATAGTTCCGCAAGTTAATATCCCCATTAATGTTTCAGACGGTTTAAGGTCAAAAACTCTCTACTTTGGATTAGATCCAACAGCTACTAATGGAATTGATACTCATCTGGATGAAATGGAACAACCGCCTCTTCCACCTTCGGGAATTTTTGATGCAAGGTTTGTCGGTTATGATATTAACATTCCTGAACTCGGTGAAGGTGTTTTGAAAGATTACAGACAGGGTTCAATAAATTATCAGGGGCAGCAAATTCATGAAGTAAGATATCAGGTTGGAAGTGGAACTACAATTACTATCAGTTGGAATCTGCCTTCTGGAATAACCGGATTACTTCAGGATTTTTTTGGCGGAGTAGTTGTAAATAAATCAATGAATGGAAAGGATAGTCTTGTAGTTTCCAATCCAGGTGTTTTAAACAAATTAAAAATGATCATTACTTATAATTTGACCGGCAATCTTCCTCCTTCACAGCCATATTTAATTTCACCTGCCAACGGATCAATTAATGTTGATTTAAGATTAACATTAAATTGGTCGCAGGTTAGCGGTGCAACTAATTATCATTTGCAGGTTGCTAAGGATTCGGTTTTTAATCTGATTGTCTTTAATGACTCAACAATCACAAACAATTCAAAAGAAGTACAACTTCAAAGTAAGACAAAATATTTCTGGAGAGTACGGGCAAAAAACAATGCAGGCTGGAGTGAGTTTTCGTCAGTGTGGAATTTTACAACGAAACAGAATCCACCATCGCCTCCAAACTTGAACTCACCGCCAAAAGGAGCAGTTGGGATTTCGATTCCTGTAGAGTTTAATTGGTTTTCTTCCCCTGAAGCTGAAAACTACACTTTATTTGTCAGCGAAGATTCGAATTTTATTAGTCTTGTAATTAATGAAACTTTAACTGATACATTTTTCATTGCATCTAATCTTGAGAATAACAAAAAATATTTCTGGAAAGTTGTTGCAAATAATCTTGCAGGCTCAAGTGATGATTCAGAAATATGGTATTTTACCACAATTACAACATCGATTGATGACAAAATATTTCAATCAAAAGAATTTGTTTTGCATCAGAATTTTCCAAATCCTTTTAACTCGGTTACAAAAATTTCTTATCAACTTCCCGTCGATTCATTTACAAAAATTATAATCTACAATTCTCTGGGTCAAAGCGTTTTTGAAAAAGATTTTGGATTTCAGAAAGCCGGGAATTACCAGTTTGAATTTGATTTCTCTCAACTGGGATTAAAGAATGTTCAGTCCTCAGGAATTTTTTTCTATCAACTTATTGCAAATCACAATTCAATTGTAAAAAAAATGATTTATTTAAAGTAG
- a CDS encoding HAD family hydrolase, translating into MTFRIKHIIWDWNGTLFDDVDLCVENINWLLEKYNYQRISKSRYKDIFTFPVIEYYRRAGFDLEKLDFTKIGKEWMDRYEQKKYQAKLADGAEEIVQYFHNRGLEQSILSAYSEHTLFEIVERFGLKKFFKNIDGLDNIYAESKIDLGKKLLNKIDAKPDEILLIGDTVHDFEVSIELGCRCILLSSGHQSKIELEKCGVEVIDNLKDLKKFSSRF; encoded by the coding sequence ATGACATTTAGAATCAAACATATCATCTGGGACTGGAATGGAACCCTTTTTGATGATGTTGATCTTTGTGTTGAAAATATAAATTGGCTGCTTGAAAAATATAATTATCAAAGAATTTCAAAAAGTCGATACAAAGATATTTTTACTTTTCCTGTAATTGAATATTATAGAAGAGCTGGATTTGATCTGGAAAAATTAGACTTCACTAAAATTGGTAAAGAGTGGATGGATCGCTATGAACAGAAAAAATATCAAGCAAAACTTGCCGATGGTGCAGAAGAAATAGTTCAATATTTCCATAACAGAGGACTTGAGCAATCAATTCTTTCTGCTTACTCTGAGCATACTCTTTTTGAAATTGTAGAGAGATTTGGATTGAAAAAATTCTTTAAAAATATAGATGGATTGGATAACATTTATGCAGAAAGTAAAATTGATCTCGGAAAGAAATTGTTGAATAAAATTGATGCAAAACCTGATGAAATTTTACTGATTGGAGATACAGTTCACGATTTTGAAGTTTCCATTGAACTCGGTTGTCGTTGTATTTTACTTTCATCAGGTCATCAGTCAAAGATTGAACTTGAGAAATGCGGAGTTGAAGTTATTGATAACTTAAAAGACTTGAAAAAATTCAGTTCGAGATTTTGA
- a CDS encoding TM2 domain-containing protein — MPNIFTYLPELEGEELMFVQRLTNDFDEQQLAQFAVIYRNRRKDPTLILLTALVGFLGISGIHRFLLNQIGMGILYLLTAGLCFIGTIIDLINHRKLAFEYNSNVAREVATIIKRGM; from the coding sequence ATGCCTAACATATTCACCTATCTTCCTGAGCTCGAAGGGGAAGAGTTAATGTTTGTTCAAAGATTAACAAATGATTTCGATGAACAACAACTCGCACAATTTGCGGTTATTTATCGCAATAGAAGAAAAGATCCAACTTTAATTTTGTTGACCGCATTGGTTGGATTTCTTGGTATTTCGGGCATTCATCGATTCTTGCTTAATCAAATTGGAATGGGAATTCTTTATCTTTTGACAGCTGGGCTTTGCTTCATTGGTACAATTATAGATTTAATAAATCATAGAAAACTTGCATTTGAATACAATTCAAATGTTGCAAGGGAAGTTGCAACAATTATTAAAAGGGGTATGTAG
- a CDS encoding DUF2752 domain-containing protein, producing MQKSIFIQLKKIVLFIFKNLELVFWLGGLFYLAFIIPEQNHFSVCPLTNMGFQFCPGCGLGRSISMIFHFRILESFQVHPLGLFALIIIIFRIIQLIIKLRREHYA from the coding sequence ATGCAAAAATCAATATTCATTCAACTCAAAAAAATTGTTTTATTCATCTTTAAAAATCTTGAATTAGTTTTCTGGCTCGGCGGTTTGTTCTATTTAGCATTTATAATTCCTGAACAAAATCACTTTTCAGTTTGTCCATTAACAAATATGGGTTTTCAATTTTGTCCAGGATGCGGACTTGGGAGATCGATTTCGATGATCTTTCATTTTAGAATTTTAGAATCTTTCCAGGTTCATCCATTAGGACTTTTTGCACTAATTATAATTATTTTTAGAATAATTCAACTAATAATAAAACTAAGGAGAGAACATTATGCCTAA